DNA sequence from the Cupriavidus sp. WKF15 genome:
ATAACCGGTGCGGCTGCGCAGCTTCGCGCGCCCTTACCTGCAAGCGCTGGGCGAGGTGTCCCAGCATATGGACATGCCGTGAACACGCCAGTTGCGAATAGAGCAGCTCGTCTGGCTGGTCCAGTCCGTACGCTCGGAGTATAACCTGCAGCGTCGTGTTATCAGGCAGACGCGTTCCGGCGCTCCATCGGTCCAGCGTAGCCTGGTCAAGGCCGGACCGCGGTGCCGGCACCCGCTTGAGGACCTGGACCGCGCTGCGTGCGCCCAGGCGCCGTTTCAGTTCGTCGAAGAAAAGGCTGGTGGGATTGCGACCTGGCTGCTGAGCGCTCGGAAGCAAGCAGCCGAGACTGGACCACGGACTACCCTGTTCACGTGCGCGGTCGGTGTCCCACGCCGCCATCCAGCCCAAGTGCACGTCCAACGCCATTGCGGCAAAGAGGGGTATCAACTCGTCGACGTGTGAAGCCTCGCGTATCACAGCTTCCGCCGCGGGCCACAGCAGATGGCGAAGAACCGGGTGGGCGGTCATATGCGCAAGAGCGCCCGCCATGTCTCCGCCCTTGAGCTGCCGGACCAGCTCAAGGTCCGCCGCCCCGACCTCCTCGAGATAGGCCTGGTGCGGCTTGAGGTCCGCGTGCTGGCGGCCCCGTCCCCGGTTTACCAGCTCGAAGTCTGTCATCTGGTTGAGGCGTTCTTGCGCGTCGCCATCTCCGTTGCGCGCCAGCTGCATATCAGGAAAGACATCGAACACCCCCGGCCGTAGCGTTGCCAGCTCGTCAATCCACTTCTGCGCACGGCGCTCACGGTTGGGAGCCGTGCTCTCCTGGAGCCGGAGACCTCTGCGATACCACGGCAGCAGCCCCTCCTCGGCGAAGACGGTCGACAGCGGCGCGCCGCTGAGCTTAAAGTGCACCTCAGGGCTGAACGTCAGCACACCCGCAAGCCGAAGGGGCACGGGCGGGCCTTCAAACGGGTTCAGGAACGTGAGCGTCGACGAGGCAGTCATAACCGCCAGTGTTGACGCACTGGGGCTGCGCTGGCAAGCCGGATGTGCCGGCAGCAGGTGACGTTGTTGCCAAGGGTGTGGAGGGGGCGGTTAGCTCGCCCCATTACCGGTACCCGGGGTCCCTACAATTGTTGCCGTCGGAGAATGTGCTTGGCGTGCGCTCGCAGCCCCGGATTCGATTTCCGGCGCGCTTTGGATGGCTCAGGAAATAGGCATTTCGTTCGCGAAAGTAAAGGTTGATGGCAGTCATGAAAGGCTCAGCCAGACAAGCAGATGCACACTTTTCAGCCTACCTACGGGTGGTGAAGGCTGAGCCCAGCCCTCCCTGGTGGGTTTGCCTGGGATGCGCCTTCACTCAGCCGCCACCCATGCACTACGGTATGGAGCCGGCCTCGCTCGGCAGACTTTTCGTCCCACGCCTCTGCCTTCGCCAGCGTGCCGATTTCTCAGAACTTCCCCCCAGAATCGGTTTTCCTGGTGGTTAGCACCTCGTCCGCGCCGGCGGCAATCGCCACATGACCGAAGCCATCAACTGGATGGGGCGGCCCTTCTCCTCGGCGGCGTTGCGCGCGGCGGGGAGCATGTAGGTTCTTGCATCAAAGCATATGCATCCTCGGGGGGGCATGAAATGTGAATCCATGAACGCCGTGTGGAAGACATTGGTGCGCTAGGGAAGTTGCCATGAGACAGTGATTGTGCAATAACGGACTGGCACCGAAATTTGGCGTATTCGCACAGGCGCTGACGCGCGTCTGGTCAGTTGCCCCTGAACTTTGGCTGCCACTTCTTGCTGGCAAGCCCAAGTTCTTCCGTCAACGACTTCACCAATGCCTCGTCGCGTCCGACGACGAACCGCTGACAGCGCCTGGCAAAGTGCAGGTTGGCCATCCGCAGGTAGTCGCGACCTGCTGGCTTGTGTTCAAGGATGCCAACTGTCGCCGAACATCTCGAGGGTGCAGGACTGGTGAAGTGGGAACGAGATGAAGGCGTCTGGACTGCCGAATCCGACCCCGTACACGGACGTGGGCCGCGGGACCACCGTGTTGAGGTAGACGGGCGAGTCCGACGTGATGAACGACAGCTTCTCGTTGTTCCGATGAACCACGCGCCAGTGACGTCCAGCGAAGTAGGGGGCAGCGGAAAGTGCCATCTCGATGGCTCGACCGACCGCCCACTTCTCGTCAGTCTCTACGATGAATCCGTCGGTTTTGGCCATCTTCACCATCCACTCCGCCTGCTTGTACAGCTCGTCATCGGACTCTTGCGCAAACTTTTCGTCGACACGCAGGCGCGCGAAGGTCTGGTCAACGTCGGCAAAGAGAACCTTGGCTGTGTGCTTGACCATCTCCCCGTTCAGAGCTTGCACGGAATGCACCATGTCCGGGGTCCGTGTCGCGGCCAACGCGATAAAGATTGACAGGTCGCTCCGTTCGTCAGCCGAAAGGTCAGGCGCGGCAGCCACCAGCTTGTCGATGACCGGCTTGGCCTTCCCCTCGTACTCCGACAGCAGTGCCTCAAGTTCGAAGCGTCGCCGGCCCTCGGCATCTTCCATCGTGTAGAAGTGCCCGATGACCGCAGTGTTCACCGGCTGCTGGTTTCGAATCTCATTCTTCTCGCGGTCGAATACCGCGACCAGACCGCCACGGCTGAAGCCATCCAGGTAGAAGCGCGGGAGAAAGTGCTGGCGCTTTGGACCGGTGAGCATCGGCGGTAGTGGATTCGCTTCCGCATCAGTGGCTGCCGCTTGCGCGCGCGCCAGCGCCTCGAGGTCTTCTGGCCGTATTGGCGATGCGCCTTCGA
Encoded proteins:
- a CDS encoding DUF4238 domain-containing protein gives rise to the protein MTDDFEGASPIRPEDLEALARAQAAATDAEANPLPPMLTGPKRQHFLPRFYLDGFSRGGLVAVFDREKNEIRNQQPVNTAVIGHFYTMEDAEGRRRFELEALLSEYEGKAKPVIDKLVAAAPDLSADERSDLSIFIALAATRTPDMVHSVQALNGEMVKHTAKVLFADVDQTFARLRVDEKFAQESDDELYKQAEWMVKMAKTDGFIVETDEKWAVGRAIEMALSAAPYFAGRHWRVVHRNNEKLSFITSDSPVYLNTVVPRPTSVYGVGFGSPDAFISFPLHQSCTLEMFGDSWHP